Proteins found in one Vallitalea guaymasensis genomic segment:
- the gpmI gene encoding 2,3-bisphosphoglycerate-independent phosphoglycerate mutase codes for MSKKPTVLMILDGFGLNEKTEGNGVKLANTPIMDKIMKEYPCVEGFASGLDVGLPHGQMGNSEVGHLNIGAGRIVYQELTRITKEIEDGDFFKNTALLAAIDNCKANDSALHLYGLLSDGGVHSHNTHLYALLKLAKEHNVEKVYVHAFLDGRDTPPASGKDYIEELEEKMREIGVGKIATIIGRYYAMDRDNRWEREKLAYDAMVKGEGKLAKSALAAIQGSYQEEVYDEFVLPTVVLAEGEPTGKISENDSIICFNFRPDRARQITRAFCDEEFDKFEREFFKLTYVCFTDYDVTIPNKIVAFHKVMLENTLGEYLADKGLKQLRLAETEKYAHVTFFFNGGIEEPNEGEDRILVPSPKVATYDLQPEMSANEVCDNLVNAIKSDKYDLIIVNFANPDMVGHTGIEKAVVKAVETVDSCVGRTLDALIEADGQMFICADHGNSEQLIDYKTGDPFTAHTTNPVPFILVNYKDSVTLREGGKLADIAPTLLELMEVEKPAEMTGESLLKEK; via the coding sequence ATGTCAAAAAAACCAACAGTATTAATGATATTAGATGGATTTGGACTCAATGAAAAGACTGAAGGTAATGGAGTTAAACTTGCAAATACACCTATAATGGATAAAATAATGAAAGAATATCCTTGTGTTGAAGGATTTGCTAGTGGATTAGATGTTGGATTACCTCATGGACAAATGGGTAATTCAGAAGTAGGGCATCTCAATATTGGTGCAGGAAGAATCGTATACCAAGAGCTTACTAGAATCACTAAAGAAATAGAAGATGGTGATTTCTTTAAAAATACAGCATTACTTGCTGCAATAGACAATTGTAAAGCAAATGATTCAGCATTGCATTTATATGGTCTATTATCAGACGGGGGCGTACACTCACATAATACACATTTATATGCTTTATTGAAATTAGCAAAAGAACATAATGTTGAAAAAGTATATGTACATGCATTTTTAGATGGTAGAGATACACCACCAGCTTCAGGTAAAGATTATATTGAAGAGTTAGAAGAAAAAATGAGAGAAATAGGCGTAGGTAAAATAGCTACTATAATTGGTCGCTATTACGCTATGGATAGAGATAATCGTTGGGAAAGAGAAAAACTTGCATATGATGCAATGGTAAAAGGTGAAGGAAAACTTGCTAAGAGTGCTTTAGCTGCTATACAAGGCTCATATCAAGAAGAGGTATATGATGAATTCGTACTTCCAACTGTTGTTTTAGCAGAAGGAGAACCAACTGGTAAGATTAGTGAAAACGATTCAATAATATGCTTTAACTTCAGACCAGACAGAGCTAGACAAATCACAAGAGCTTTTTGTGATGAAGAATTTGATAAATTTGAAAGAGAATTCTTCAAATTAACTTATGTTTGTTTTACAGATTATGACGTTACTATACCTAATAAAATAGTAGCATTCCATAAGGTTATGCTTGAAAATACTTTAGGTGAATATTTAGCTGATAAAGGATTAAAACAACTTAGATTGGCAGAAACAGAAAAATATGCTCATGTTACATTTTTCTTTAATGGTGGTATTGAAGAACCTAATGAAGGTGAAGATAGAATATTAGTACCATCACCAAAAGTTGCTACTTATGATTTACAGCCAGAGATGAGTGCTAATGAAGTGTGTGACAATCTAGTAAATGCTATTAAATCAGATAAATACGATCTTATCATCGTTAACTTTGCTAATCCTGATATGGTTGGACACACAGGAATAGAAAAAGCGGTAGTTAAAGCAGTTGAGACAGTTGACAGTTGTGTCGGAAGAACACTTGATGCTTTGATTGAAGCAGATGGTCAAATGTTCATCTGTGCTGACCATGGTAATTCAGAACAATTGATTGATTACAAAACTGGAGATCCATTTACAGCACATACAACTAATCCGGTTCCATTTATCTTAGTTAACTATAAAGATAGTGTAACACTCAGAGAAGGTGGAAAGTTAGCAGATATTGCACCTACACTACTTGAATTAATGGAAGTTGAGAAACCAGCTGAAATGACTGGAGAATCCTTATTAAAGGAAAAATAG
- the gap gene encoding type I glyceraldehyde-3-phosphate dehydrogenase, whose protein sequence is MAKIAINGFGRIGRNAFKVAMEQGVDIVAINDLTDANTLAHLLKYDSCFGRFEGTVEVGNGTLVVNGKEIKVLAERNPADLPWKELGVDIVIESTGLFRQKEKAQLHIDAGAKKVIISAPGKGTKSIVMGVNEEDYNPAEDNIIDNASCTTNCLAPFAKVLNDTFGIKRGIMTTVHSYTNDQRILDLPHEDLRRARAAAESIIPTTTGAAEAVAKVIPSLKGKLTGMAMRVPTPTVSVVDLTVELGKEVTVEEVNGALKAASEGSNVLGYSDEPLVSIDYRKDSRSSIVDGLATLVMEGSLVKVVSWYDNEWGYSNRIIDLAKYVAERL, encoded by the coding sequence ATGGCAAAAATTGCAATTAATGGATTTGGACGTATCGGACGTAACGCATTTAAAGTAGCTATGGAACAAGGAGTTGACATCGTAGCTATTAATGATTTAACTGATGCTAATACATTAGCTCACTTATTAAAATATGATTCATGCTTTGGTAGATTTGAAGGAACTGTAGAAGTTGGAAACGGAACTTTAGTAGTTAATGGAAAAGAAATCAAAGTATTAGCAGAAAGAAATCCTGCAGATCTTCCTTGGAAAGAATTAGGTGTTGATATTGTTATTGAGTCAACTGGTTTATTCAGACAAAAAGAAAAAGCTCAATTACATATTGATGCTGGTGCAAAGAAAGTAATCATTTCAGCTCCTGGTAAAGGAACAAAATCAATTGTAATGGGTGTTAACGAAGAAGATTATAACCCAGCAGAAGATAATATCATTGATAACGCTTCTTGTACAACTAACTGTTTAGCACCATTCGCTAAAGTATTAAATGATACTTTCGGAATCAAAAGAGGTATCATGACTACAGTTCACTCATACACTAATGACCAAAGAATCTTAGACTTACCTCACGAAGATTTAAGAAGAGCTCGTGCAGCAGCTGAGTCTATTATCCCAACAACTACTGGAGCAGCTGAAGCAGTAGCTAAAGTTATCCCTTCATTAAAAGGTAAATTAACTGGTATGGCTATGCGTGTACCTACTCCTACAGTATCTGTTGTTGACTTAACAGTAGAATTAGGAAAAGAAGTAACAGTTGAAGAAGTTAATGGAGCTTTAAAAGCTGCATCAGAAGGAAGTAACGTACTTGGATATTCTGATGAGCCATTAGTATCAATTGATTACAGAAAAGATTCACGTTCATCAATCGTTGATGGATTAGCAACACTTGTTATGGAAGGAAGCTTAGTTAAAGTAGTTTCTTGGTATGATAACGAGTGGGGTTATTCAAACAGAATTATTGACTTAGCAAAATATGTAGCTGAAAGACTTTAA
- the tpiA gene encoding triose-phosphate isomerase: MMRKMIIAGNWKMNKTPREALALIEELKPLVKNDDVDVVFCTPYVSLVLAVEATKDCNIEIGAQNMYFEESGAYTGEIAPNMLTEIGVKYVVLGHSERREYFGETNEIVNKKVLKAIEHGLTPIICCGETLEQREQGITVDLIRAQIKVALKDVAKEDAKNVVLAYEPIWAIGTGKTATSKQAEEVCAAIRQVVKEVYDQEVADAVRIQYGGSVNAGNAKELFAMENIDGGLVGGASLKADFGKVVNYK, translated from the coding sequence ATAATGCGTAAGATGATTATTGCAGGAAACTGGAAAATGAACAAAACTCCAAGAGAAGCATTAGCTTTAATTGAAGAGTTAAAACCATTAGTTAAAAATGATGATGTAGATGTTGTATTTTGTACACCTTATGTTTCATTAGTATTAGCTGTTGAAGCTACAAAAGATTGTAACATTGAAATAGGTGCTCAAAATATGTACTTTGAAGAAAGTGGAGCATACACTGGAGAGATTGCTCCAAACATGTTAACTGAAATTGGAGTTAAATACGTTGTATTAGGTCACTCCGAAAGAAGAGAATATTTTGGAGAAACTAATGAAATAGTTAATAAAAAAGTACTTAAAGCTATAGAACATGGCTTAACACCAATTATTTGCTGTGGTGAAACATTAGAGCAAAGAGAACAAGGAATAACAGTAGATCTTATAAGAGCACAAATCAAAGTTGCACTTAAAGACGTTGCAAAAGAAGATGCAAAAAATGTTGTTCTTGCTTACGAACCAATATGGGCTATAGGAACTGGTAAAACTGCTACATCAAAGCAAGCTGAAGAAGTTTGTGCAGCTATACGTCAAGTAGTTAAAGAAGTTTATGACCAAGAAGTAGCTGATGCAGTTAGAATTCAATATGGTGGAAGTGTTAATGCAGGCAATGCAAAAGAACTCTTCGCAATGGAAAATATTGATGGTGGATTAGTTGGTGGAGCTAGTCTGAAGGCTGATTTCGGTAAGGTAGTAAATTACAAATAA
- a CDS encoding patatin-like phospholipase family protein produces MINKKDIVKILSIDGGGVRGLIPCIFLDHLRNELDSFGNKTPFYDLFDVISGTSTGSLISLMLIKPPEDYTDHERLDLLLDLYENKTKEIFPEAKCEICQTIKHFFRPKYNGRPLRRLLRQNFKNLTLEDSLSNLIIPAYDMISMRPYLFKHRIDVKDYYHNFFLKDVGLSSSAAPTYLPPANVKSITSGESYCFVDGGIFCNNPSLCAYTYAKKLYPHAKQYIIVSLGTGEYVRTYECKKVKKWGVLGWMNPINGIPLLTAYMDSQMESDNYIINSMDDVKEYRFEISLNGISSELDDSSERNIDFLKGKAAELILLNRHKINQLVKLLNI; encoded by the coding sequence ATGATTAATAAAAAAGATATTGTTAAGATTCTCTCTATTGATGGCGGAGGTGTACGAGGTCTAATTCCATGTATATTTCTAGACCATCTTAGAAATGAATTAGATAGTTTTGGTAATAAAACACCTTTTTACGATTTATTTGATGTAATATCAGGAACTTCTACTGGCTCATTAATATCATTAATGTTAATAAAACCACCAGAAGATTATACGGATCACGAAAGACTGGATCTATTATTGGACTTGTACGAAAACAAAACAAAAGAAATATTTCCAGAAGCAAAATGTGAAATATGTCAAACAATCAAACACTTCTTTCGACCTAAATACAATGGCAGACCACTGCGCAGATTACTGCGACAAAACTTCAAGAACCTTACACTGGAAGATTCTCTATCCAATTTAATTATACCTGCCTATGATATGATATCCATGAGACCATATTTATTCAAACATCGTATAGACGTAAAAGATTACTACCATAATTTTTTCCTAAAAGACGTTGGTCTATCATCATCAGCTGCACCTACATACTTACCTCCTGCTAATGTGAAATCCATAACATCAGGTGAATCTTACTGCTTTGTAGATGGAGGAATATTCTGCAATAACCCTTCACTATGCGCCTATACATACGCCAAAAAACTATACCCCCATGCAAAACAATACATAATTGTATCCTTGGGTACCGGCGAATATGTAAGAACCTACGAATGTAAAAAAGTAAAAAAATGGGGAGTCCTAGGATGGATGAACCCTATCAACGGAATCCCTCTACTAACTGCATACATGGATTCCCAAATGGAAAGCGACAACTACATCATCAACAGCATGGATGACGTCAAAGAATATAGATTTGAAATATCCCTCAATGGAATATCCTCCGAATTAGACGATTCATCAGAAAGAAATATAGACTTCCTAAAAGGAAAAGCCGCCGAACTTATCCTACTAAACAGACACAAAATAAATCAACTAGTCAAACTACTAAATATCTAA
- a CDS encoding sugar-binding transcriptional regulator encodes MENTLLTLKKIIPKEIDILQRRYEILKGIHIYQPIGRRSLSQKLSISEKIIRNETEYLKSQGFILVSSVGMSTTDSGDTILDDLKEIMHHVKGLNYMEEEVKRLIGCKEVVVVPGNSSEYEEIKENIGKAAVDVLLKHIKDNTIIALTGGSTVYNVVKSLNNKPNTSYENVLVVPARGSLRNNVEYQANTIVSKLARKLNGDYELLNIPDNLSKKALDSVRKEPEIEQTISNILKANIILFGIGNAYEMAGRRNLPEPVMDFLHRRQAVAEALGYYFNKNGEIVYTSRSIGIKLEHMTKTPYPIAVAGGAKKAEAIMAVKNIIKNGSLIIDEDAANRIIEIMK; translated from the coding sequence ATGGAAAATACCTTGTTAACACTTAAGAAAATTATTCCAAAAGAGATTGATATATTGCAACGAAGATACGAAATACTAAAGGGAATACATATTTATCAACCAATAGGAAGACGAAGCTTATCCCAAAAATTATCAATATCAGAAAAAATTATTAGGAATGAAACGGAATATTTGAAATCACAAGGTTTTATACTAGTATCAAGTGTTGGTATGAGTACTACTGATTCTGGAGATACTATACTGGATGATTTGAAAGAGATTATGCATCATGTTAAGGGTCTTAACTATATGGAAGAAGAAGTTAAGAGACTTATAGGTTGCAAAGAGGTAGTTGTCGTACCTGGTAATTCATCTGAATATGAAGAGATAAAAGAAAATATTGGAAAAGCTGCTGTTGATGTTTTATTAAAACACATAAAAGATAATACTATCATTGCTCTTACTGGTGGAAGTACAGTTTACAATGTAGTGAAATCTTTGAATAATAAACCAAATACATCCTATGAAAATGTGCTGGTTGTTCCAGCTAGAGGTAGTTTAAGGAATAATGTTGAATATCAAGCTAATACTATAGTATCTAAGCTTGCTAGGAAGCTAAATGGAGATTATGAACTTCTTAATATACCAGATAATCTAAGTAAAAAGGCACTAGACAGTGTAAGGAAAGAACCTGAAATCGAACAAACAATATCTAATATACTGAAAGCTAATATAATACTTTTTGGTATAGGTAATGCTTATGAGATGGCTGGAAGAAGGAACTTGCCTGAACCAGTTATGGATTTTCTTCATAGAAGACAGGCTGTCGCTGAAGCACTGGGTTATTATTTTAATAAAAATGGTGAAATAGTGTATACATCAAGGTCAATTGGTATAAAATTAGAACATATGACTAAGACTCCTTATCCTATAGCTGTAGCGGGAGGAGCAAAAAAGGCAGAAGCTATAATGGCTGTAAAGAATATTATTAAAAACGGTTCACTGATAATTGATGAAGATGCAGCCAATAGAATTATTGAGATTATGAAGTAA
- a CDS encoding Na/Pi cotransporter family protein produces MNWLTKEYIFIFFAFIGGFGMFLYGMHIMAEGLQKSAGNKMKSLLGALTNNRFLAVTVGALVTAIIQSSSACTVMVVGFVNAGLFNLSQAVGVIMGANIGTTITSWIVSSQEWLVFLKPSKLAPLAIGIGALLLFFAKNQRKKQIGEIIIGFGLLFIGLEYMKDAIEPFQDSPAFTEAFRMFGRNPVLGILTGAVVTAIIQSSSASVGILQTVATVTFVPWSAAVYIILGQNIGTCVTAMLSSIGANKTAKRAAYIHLLFNVLGTVIFAILCVVYFTFINSNFGNNVAVNMVGISIFHTVFNISNTVLLFPFADKLVSLSKRIVRGKDDEDQTEEQVALRHLDDRILETPSFAVENAIKEVIHMGDLAVENAKRATTAIIEKDMEKVKKVYEEEKNINSLERLITEYLIKISNSVINERQNEIVTNLFHTVNDIERVGDHAENIAELAEYFIENNLTFSDSANQELLDISNRATETIELAIKSRENDDVDLVRKVEQNEDLVDELEDELREKHIRRLAQNICDSTTGVVFLDLISNYERISDHALNIAYYVRDELL; encoded by the coding sequence ATGAATTGGCTAACAAAGGAATACATATTTATATTTTTTGCATTTATTGGCGGTTTTGGTATGTTCCTATACGGTATGCACATTATGGCTGAAGGTCTTCAAAAATCAGCAGGTAATAAGATGAAAAGTCTTCTTGGTGCATTGACCAACAATAGATTTTTAGCAGTAACAGTTGGTGCACTGGTTACAGCCATTATTCAAAGTAGTTCTGCTTGTACTGTAATGGTAGTTGGATTTGTTAACGCAGGCTTATTCAATCTATCACAAGCTGTAGGAGTTATAATGGGAGCAAACATTGGTACAACCATTACTTCATGGATAGTATCAAGTCAAGAATGGTTAGTATTCTTGAAACCATCAAAATTAGCGCCATTAGCTATTGGAATAGGTGCCTTGTTATTATTTTTTGCAAAAAATCAACGTAAAAAACAAATTGGTGAGATTATCATTGGGTTTGGTCTATTATTCATAGGTCTTGAATATATGAAAGATGCAATAGAACCTTTCCAAGATTCACCAGCATTTACAGAAGCATTTAGAATGTTTGGAAGAAATCCAGTCTTAGGTATATTAACAGGTGCAGTCGTAACAGCTATCATTCAAAGTAGTTCGGCATCAGTTGGTATTTTGCAAACAGTAGCAACAGTAACTTTTGTTCCATGGAGCGCAGCTGTATATATTATTCTTGGACAAAACATTGGTACTTGTGTAACAGCAATGTTATCAAGTATTGGAGCTAATAAAACAGCTAAAAGAGCTGCTTATATCCATTTACTATTCAATGTCCTTGGTACAGTGATATTTGCAATACTATGTGTGGTATATTTTACATTCATTAATTCTAATTTTGGTAATAATGTAGCTGTCAACATGGTAGGTATCAGTATATTCCATACGGTTTTCAACATCAGTAATACAGTCCTTCTCTTCCCATTTGCAGATAAGCTTGTATCACTATCCAAGAGAATCGTAAGAGGTAAAGATGACGAAGATCAAACTGAAGAGCAGGTAGCCTTGAGACACCTTGATGATAGAATACTTGAAACTCCTAGTTTCGCTGTGGAAAATGCAATCAAAGAAGTTATACACATGGGCGATTTAGCTGTAGAAAATGCTAAACGTGCTACAACGGCTATTATAGAAAAAGATATGGAAAAAGTTAAGAAGGTCTATGAAGAAGAAAAGAACATTAATTCTTTAGAAAGACTTATCACTGAGTATTTAATCAAGATAAGCAACTCAGTTATCAACGAAAGGCAAAATGAGATTGTAACTAATCTATTCCATACAGTCAATGATATTGAACGTGTTGGAGACCATGCTGAGAATATAGCCGAACTTGCAGAGTACTTTATCGAAAATAATCTTACTTTCTCAGATAGTGCGAACCAAGAACTGTTGGATATATCAAATAGAGCTACTGAAACAATAGAACTTGCAATAAAGTCAAGAGAAAATGATGATGTTGACCTTGTTAGGAAGGTTGAACAAAACGAAGACCTAGTAGATGAATTAGAGGATGAGTTAAGAGAGAAACATATCAGGAGATTAGCTCAAAACATATGTGATTCAACTACTGGTGTGGTATTTCTAGATCTAATAAGCAATTACGAAAGAATATCAGACCATGCACTAAATATTGCTTATTATGTAAGAGATGAATTATTATAG
- a CDS encoding phosphoglycerate kinase → MLNKKTVDDINVQGKKVLVRCDFNVPLKDGVITDENRLTAALPTINKLIKDGAKVILCSHLGKPKGEPKPELSLAPVAKRLAELLNKEVVFAADDNVVGDNAKKAVADMKDGDVVLLQNTRYRKEETKNGEDFSKELGSLAEIFVNDAFGTAHRAHCSNVGVTNYVDTCVVGYLMQKEIDFLGNAVNNPKRPFVAILGGAKVSDKINVINNLLDKVDTLIIGGGMAYTFLKAMGNEVGLSLLEEDKIDYAREMIEKAKEKGVNFLLPVDNVVAQEFKNDTPFKTVKRGMIEPDWEGLDIGEETREIFANAVKDAKTVVWNGPMGVFEFENFAGGTIAVAKALAETDATTIIGGGDSAAAVNQLGFGDKMTHISTGGGASLEFLEGKELPGVAAANDK, encoded by the coding sequence ATGCTTAATAAAAAGACAGTTGACGATATAAATGTACAAGGTAAAAAAGTCTTAGTAAGATGTGACTTTAACGTACCTTTAAAAGATGGTGTAATTACAGATGAGAACCGTTTAACAGCAGCATTACCTACAATTAATAAATTAATTAAAGATGGTGCAAAAGTTATTCTTTGCTCACACCTTGGAAAACCAAAAGGAGAACCTAAGCCAGAGCTTTCACTTGCTCCAGTAGCAAAAAGACTTGCAGAATTATTAAATAAAGAAGTTGTTTTTGCAGCAGACGACAATGTAGTTGGTGACAATGCTAAAAAAGCAGTTGCTGACATGAAAGATGGAGATGTGGTACTTCTTCAAAATACTCGTTATAGAAAAGAAGAAACAAAAAATGGTGAAGATTTCAGTAAAGAATTAGGAAGTCTAGCTGAAATATTTGTTAATGATGCATTCGGAACTGCTCATAGAGCACATTGTTCTAATGTTGGAGTAACTAATTATGTTGATACTTGTGTAGTAGGTTATTTAATGCAAAAAGAAATTGATTTCTTAGGAAACGCTGTAAATAATCCAAAGAGACCTTTTGTAGCTATTCTTGGTGGAGCAAAAGTATCTGATAAAATAAATGTTATCAATAACCTTCTTGATAAAGTAGATACTCTAATCATAGGTGGAGGAATGGCTTATACATTCTTAAAAGCTATGGGTAATGAAGTTGGATTATCTTTACTTGAAGAAGATAAAATTGATTATGCAAGAGAAATGATTGAAAAAGCAAAAGAAAAAGGTGTTAATTTCTTATTACCAGTTGATAATGTAGTAGCACAAGAATTCAAGAATGATACACCATTCAAAACTGTAAAAAGAGGAATGATCGAACCTGATTGGGAAGGTCTTGATATTGGAGAAGAAACTAGAGAGATATTCGCTAATGCTGTAAAAGACGCTAAGACAGTTGTATGGAACGGACCAATGGGTGTATTCGAATTTGAAAACTTTGCAGGTGGAACAATTGCTGTAGCAAAAGCATTAGCTGAAACTGATGCAACAACTATCATAGGTGGTGGTGATTCAGCAGCAGCTGTTAACCAACTTGGATTCGGAGATAAAATGACTCATATTTCTACAGGTGGCGGAGCTTCACTTGAATTCTTAGAAGGAAAAGAATTACCAGGTGTTGCAGCAGCAAACGATAAATAG
- a CDS encoding histidinol-phosphatase HisJ family protein: MSYYDFHTHTSFSGDCKYPMETQILHAIQHNFVKLCFTDHYDYDYPSTPELAFDIDLPNYYKTFLELKEKYKDKIQLLFGIELGLQPHIYDTVNKVINDYPFDFVIASTHVVDKLDPYFGSYYSNKTKKEAYTRYLEDILHNVTNYDNYNVYGHLDYIIRYGHYEDKKLYYYNYSELIDKILMQIIETGHGIELNTSGYRKNLNEPHPNIEILQRYRQLGGEIITVGSDAHFPEHLAYNFDGAYKVLKECGFKYFTVFEQRKPEFIKIPD, from the coding sequence ATGAGTTACTATGATTTCCATACACATACATCGTTTTCAGGTGATTGCAAATATCCAATGGAAACACAGATTCTACATGCTATCCAACACAACTTTGTTAAATTATGCTTTACAGATCATTATGACTATGATTATCCCAGCACACCTGAGTTAGCCTTTGATATTGACTTACCTAATTACTACAAAACATTTCTTGAACTAAAAGAAAAATATAAAGATAAAATCCAATTATTGTTTGGTATAGAATTAGGTCTGCAACCACATATATATGATACTGTCAATAAAGTCATCAATGATTACCCTTTTGATTTTGTTATCGCTTCCACACATGTTGTAGATAAACTTGACCCATATTTTGGTTCGTACTATTCCAATAAAACAAAAAAAGAAGCTTATACCAGGTACTTAGAAGACATTCTACACAATGTAACCAACTACGACAATTATAATGTATACGGTCACCTTGATTATATAATTCGTTATGGACATTATGAAGATAAAAAATTATACTACTATAATTATAGTGAACTTATCGATAAAATATTAATGCAAATTATAGAAACAGGTCATGGAATAGAACTTAATACCTCCGGTTATCGCAAAAATCTAAACGAACCACATCCTAATATAGAGATTTTACAAAGGTACAGACAATTAGGGGGCGAAATAATAACAGTGGGTTCCGACGCTCACTTTCCTGAACATCTTGCATATAACTTTGATGGGGCTTATAAAGTTTTAAAAGAATGCGGTTTCAAATATTTTACAGTATTTGAACAAAGAAAACCTGAATTCATTAAAATACCTGATTAA
- the mnmA gene encoding tRNA 2-thiouridine(34) synthase MnmA, giving the protein MDREKVVVGMSGGVDSSVAAYLLKEQGYDVIGVTMQIWQDEETDIQEENAGCCGLSAVDDARRVADALGIPYYVMNFKGEFKDSVIDYFVDEYQKGNTPNPCIACNRYVKWESMLKRSLAIGAKYIATGHYARVIELPNGRYTLKKAVGIRKDQTYALYNLTQDQLKHTLMPVGEYSKEEVRKIAEKINVRIANKPDSQEICFVPDNDYSAFIEEYTNKKVPEGNFVDMNGKVLGRHKGIINYTVGQRKGLGLSLGKPAFVVEIRPDTNEVVIGDNSDVFSDTLYADNVNLMAIEEIEGKLKVEAKIRYSHKPALCTIEMVDEDTLKCVFDEPQRAITPGQAVVFYDGDILIGGGNIIRR; this is encoded by the coding sequence ATGGACAGAGAAAAAGTAGTAGTTGGTATGTCAGGTGGAGTTGATAGCTCTGTTGCGGCTTATCTACTAAAGGAACAAGGTTACGATGTTATCGGAGTAACAATGCAGATATGGCAGGATGAAGAAACAGATATTCAAGAAGAAAATGCTGGATGTTGTGGCCTTAGTGCTGTAGATGATGCGCGTCGTGTTGCAGATGCTCTTGGAATTCCCTATTATGTTATGAATTTCAAAGGAGAGTTCAAGGATAGCGTTATAGATTATTTCGTTGATGAATATCAGAAAGGTAATACGCCTAATCCTTGTATTGCATGTAATAGATATGTAAAATGGGAATCAATGCTTAAAAGAAGTCTTGCTATAGGTGCTAAGTATATAGCAACAGGGCATTATGCCAGGGTTATAGAATTACCTAATGGAAGATATACATTAAAGAAAGCTGTTGGTATAAGAAAAGATCAGACTTATGCATTATATAACCTAACTCAAGATCAATTAAAACATACACTTATGCCAGTTGGTGAGTATTCCAAAGAAGAAGTAAGGAAAATTGCAGAAAAGATAAATGTAAGAATTGCCAATAAACCAGATAGTCAAGAAATTTGTTTTGTCCCTGATAATGATTATTCAGCTTTTATAGAAGAGTATACTAATAAAAAAGTCCCTGAGGGTAATTTTGTAGATATGAATGGAAAAGTCTTAGGTAGACATAAGGGGATAATTAATTATACGGTAGGTCAACGCAAGGGGCTTGGATTATCTTTAGGGAAACCAGCTTTTGTTGTAGAGATAAGACCTGATACTAATGAAGTTGTTATCGGTGACAATAGTGATGTATTCAGTGATACGCTATATGCTGATAATGTTAATCTAATGGCAATAGAAGAGATAGAAGGCAAGTTGAAGGTAGAAGCGAAGATTCGTTATAGTCATAAACCTGCTTTGTGTACTATAGAGATGGTTGATGAAGATACATTGAAATGTGTATTTGATGAACCCCAGAGAGCTATAACACCGGGGCAAGCAGTGGTGTTTTATGATGGGGATATTCTTATTGGTGGAGGAAATATAATAAGAAGATAG